One window of the bacterium genome contains the following:
- a CDS encoding O-antigen ligase family protein, whose protein sequence is MSLTRSTAALRLQRFSFWALSVFAVFAVASIALQNFIFLALVAWIIGMGLKRRWQVVPTPMNLPLLLLGIALVAASIWAGRMNPSLFGLRKVGLFAVFFLTTALVTHPLKADRILNVFILGATVCAIGSIAGHLLGWDGGRAHSFSGDYMAAGGMYMLSFILSLSRFLYQDKTKQWFWLGCAGMIGLALLLTYTRSSWIGAAVALLILGAFRDWRLPLIILGGVIVFLLVFPKNPVSQRVFSLTVKHHSSNSERRMMWVSGLKLVKNQPLRGYGVDNLSQVYGKVANPVAIEQRPPHVHNTLLQIAINGGLVAAGFFLWWIVVVIFFGIQGWKFNRVHAPPRAGSAIGITAAFVGFTVNGLFEFNFGTSQVITIVYFLIGLLPAYLAVDPANSEWQLPKRPKLLFLRPRFRGDVMMASTVPYLIKRDFPHAQVDLVTEPACVGAAGGTAGWDHVISLPRHDNLAWWKVVRRLRAENYDAACDLFGNPRSAMLVYASGANLKIGPRVTGWDLFFHLITKANRTGPRPAWEAYFDILRSFGMKQLSVRPHWEISAEDDKWIKSFLKERGVRPGKVLGIFPGGSHPAKRWPLENFLEVARLAPKQLGLKAMFVFGPLEKDLKRGYMHAAGKMLMSIEGLPPGRLAALWSHCAVVLSNDAFPMHLGPAVGTPTVGLFGPGDPQVWFPYSERSGHRALHHQLDCWPCHLDSCATMKCWEELTPATVMGVIKNSLPRNRSAKMALPEKTSRKKKAVIKKKSKKKIL, encoded by the coding sequence ATGAGTCTTACCCGTAGTACAGCTGCTTTGCGTTTGCAGCGGTTTTCTTTTTGGGCGTTGTCTGTCTTTGCTGTTTTTGCAGTGGCAAGCATCGCTTTGCAGAATTTTATTTTTCTGGCTCTGGTGGCATGGATTATCGGGATGGGGCTTAAGCGGCGCTGGCAGGTTGTGCCGACACCCATGAACCTTCCCTTGCTGCTGCTGGGTATTGCCTTGGTGGCTGCCTCGATTTGGGCGGGACGGATGAACCCCAGTCTTTTCGGGTTGCGCAAGGTTGGTTTATTTGCAGTCTTTTTTCTGACCACAGCGTTGGTAACCCACCCCCTCAAAGCGGACAGGATCTTAAATGTATTTATTCTCGGTGCCACAGTATGCGCCATCGGGTCAATTGCCGGTCATCTGCTGGGTTGGGACGGCGGGCGGGCGCATTCATTTTCCGGGGATTATATGGCAGCCGGCGGCATGTATATGCTCTCATTTATTTTAAGTCTCTCCCGGTTTTTGTATCAGGATAAAACCAAGCAATGGTTTTGGCTGGGGTGCGCCGGCATGATTGGTCTGGCCCTGTTGCTGACATATACCCGTTCATCTTGGATCGGTGCGGCAGTGGCCCTATTGATTCTCGGTGCCTTTCGGGATTGGCGCCTGCCGCTGATTATTTTAGGGGGCGTGATTGTTTTTCTGCTGGTTTTTCCTAAAAATCCAGTCTCGCAGCGGGTATTTTCGCTGACCGTGAAGCATCATTCCAGCAATTCAGAGCGGCGGATGATGTGGGTTTCCGGATTGAAATTGGTCAAAAATCAGCCGCTGCGGGGCTATGGGGTGGATAATTTATCGCAGGTCTATGGCAAGGTCGCCAATCCTGTGGCAATTGAACAGCGTCCGCCGCATGTCCATAACACGCTTTTGCAAATAGCCATCAACGGCGGTTTGGTGGCTGCGGGATTTTTTCTTTGGTGGATTGTTGTGGTGATTTTTTTCGGTATTCAAGGCTGGAAATTTAATCGCGTACACGCACCGCCGCGCGCAGGATCTGCGATTGGCATTACGGCGGCTTTTGTTGGATTTACCGTCAACGGTCTGTTTGAATTTAATTTTGGGACATCCCAGGTCATTACTATTGTCTATTTTTTGATTGGGTTACTGCCGGCCTATCTGGCGGTTGATCCGGCAAATTCGGAATGGCAGCTGCCCAAACGACCCAAACTGCTTTTTTTACGTCCCCGCTTCCGGGGCGATGTGATGATGGCTTCAACCGTGCCGTATTTAATTAAGCGTGATTTTCCGCATGCGCAAGTGGACCTGGTGACAGAACCGGCTTGTGTGGGCGCAGCCGGCGGTACAGCCGGATGGGACCATGTCATCTCATTGCCGCGGCATGATAACCTGGCTTGGTGGAAAGTCGTCCGGCGTTTGCGTGCTGAAAATTATGATGCCGCATGTGATCTTTTCGGCAATCCTCGCAGTGCCATGCTGGTGTATGCCAGCGGTGCCAATTTAAAAATTGGGCCGCGTGTTACCGGCTGGGACTTGTTTTTTCATCTGATTACCAAAGCGAACCGTACCGGTCCGCGTCCGGCATGGGAAGCCTATTTTGACATTTTACGCAGCTTTGGTATGAAACAACTCTCGGTCAGGCCGCACTGGGAAATTAGCGCTGAGGATGACAAGTGGATTAAATCATTTTTAAAAGAACGGGGTGTGCGTCCGGGTAAAGTATTGGGGATTTTTCCCGGCGGCAGCCATCCCGCCAAGCGCTGGCCTTTGGAAAATTTTTTGGAAGTGGCCCGGCTGGCACCGAAACAATTAGGTTTGAAGGCGATGTTTGTATTCGGGCCGCTGGAGAAAGATTTGAAGCGTGGCTATATGCATGCTGCCGGTAAAATGTTGATGAGTATTGAAGGCTTGCCCCCGGGGCGGCTGGCGGCGCTTTGGTCGCATTGTGCAGTGGTCCTTTCCAATGATGCTTTTCCAATGCATCTGGGACCGGCGGTGGGAACGCCCACGGTAGGTCTGTTTGGCCCGGGTGATCCGCAGGTATGGTTTCCTTATTCAGAGCGCAGCGGTCACCGGGCATTGCATCATCAGCTGGATTGCTGGCCCTGCCACCTGGATAGCTGCGCGACCATGAAATGCTGGGAGGAATTAACTCCGGCAACAGTGATGGGTGTTATTAAAAATAGTTTGCCAAGGAACCGTTCGGCGAAAATGGCATTGCCTGAGAAAACCAGCCGAAAGAAAAAAGCGGTTATCAAGAAAAAGTCTAAGAAAAAAATATTATGA
- a CDS encoding glycosyltransferase family 9 protein yields MKIPEVSKVRSILVVKLRALGDVLTTYPLLRALKEYYPQARLSMMADDSYQDILETNPRIDALRLHPASQLRQAGQGDALRQQWQAIRAIRQEKYDLYIDLYGSLRTALWGYLGKIPYRMGFDLRGRKYFYNHTIQAKYRYVVDLNLQFAQALGWEKKSNQLEFYTTPQDEVRAHEHLKRQHWNAAKPYMVVSPGGGWPLKQWGAKRFGRVAKAMADKTGCQIVLSGSQAETLLIQTCGAAADIPVINAVGLPLRQVAAIIKGSRLFLGNDSGPKYFAEAFGVPTLICYGPTDYVNNNPQRPQNQVACFQTECRPCHSEICRMPSRDCMNRISEDEVAARALKLWEKNG; encoded by the coding sequence ATGAAAATACCGGAGGTGTCTAAAGTACGCAGCATACTGGTTGTGAAATTGCGGGCACTCGGTGATGTTTTGACCACCTATCCGTTGTTGCGGGCACTGAAAGAATACTATCCACAGGCCCGGTTGAGTATGATGGCGGACGATAGCTATCAGGATATTCTTGAAACCAATCCGCGGATTGATGCGCTGCGCCTGCATCCGGCAAGTCAACTGCGTCAGGCCGGGCAAGGGGATGCATTGCGTCAGCAATGGCAGGCCATTCGAGCCATCCGGCAGGAAAAATATGATTTGTATATTGATCTTTATGGGAGTCTGCGCACTGCGCTGTGGGGTTATTTAGGCAAGATTCCTTATCGTATGGGATTTGATCTGCGGGGGCGGAAGTATTTTTATAACCATACCATCCAGGCGAAATACCGTTATGTTGTGGATTTGAATTTGCAGTTTGCCCAGGCATTGGGATGGGAAAAAAAAAGTAATCAGCTTGAATTTTATACAACGCCGCAAGATGAGGTCCGGGCGCACGAGCATTTAAAGCGGCAGCATTGGAATGCCGCCAAGCCGTATATGGTTGTTTCGCCCGGTGGCGGTTGGCCGTTGAAACAATGGGGTGCCAAGCGGTTTGGCAGGGTTGCCAAGGCAATGGCAGACAAAACCGGTTGCCAGATTGTTCTGTCCGGCAGCCAGGCGGAAACATTACTTATACAGACTTGTGGCGCTGCTGCGGATATTCCTGTGATCAATGCGGTTGGCCTGCCCTTGCGGCAGGTGGCAGCCATCATTAAGGGAAGCCGTCTTTTTTTAGGGAATGATTCCGGTCCCAAATATTTTGCCGAGGCTTTCGGTGTGCCGACCCTGATCTGTTACGGACCCACCGACTATGTGAACAACAATCCCCAACGACCGCAGAATCAAGTGGCTTGTTTTCAGACTGAGTGCCGTCCTTGTCATTCTGAAATTTGCCGTATGCCGTCGCGGGACTGTATGAATAGAATTTCAGAGGATGAGGTTGCGGCCCGGGCTTTGAAGTTGTGGGAGAAAAACGGGTAA
- a CDS encoding LmeA family phospholipid-binding protein: protein MPNRQNEKVIRIPDVFSGEKLLSSGSLIAALVLSLVLANFVWLFFDKQPQAWDESIHFMGAVGYYKTLLQGGWDVWYNLLYQSDFYPPLIEVLTGLVFLVTKPVPDVAAFLNLFYLLGIVWVLVLIGRTLYDETTGILAGYLFSAAVMVAIQSKYFMLDIPMVLQYCLGFYFYLQSENFRKKRWSLLYGMMFGLAMLNKWSALFFFAPPPLILGVISLFRQEGEGKKIWRNILLAFGLAGLMAAPWYSVHFIKLVKNTSGYIHARGVLENDPPLTSPLAWIYYLGSVFRQMSWPLGLTVVGGFVVAMFKKRHRLLLAVWLGSPYIILMLIRNKDHRYTLPLLPIICLVGISWIAALKPETKKKWVPIIALAALAQFAYVHMGQHLGGFERLLSARLLGTSLIESKAPDSRIWPLDAILADVAHVGGNLGRPPQLRVIPDAAKFSRVTFVVAQSRQPRGVQLASTTDWPAFTDFVVTKTKHLGLEFNIAKPKAITEALANSTTAVGKRFELMRTYPLPDGSDALLYRRREVFHHLSQERIILLLKHELDQLLSAYLRNCEDLSIRITSGPDQSTRIGHFPEILVEARNGEVGDFKHKPLGVPFSRLKLALKDLVIDLDWLEQGKPVPYYIDAMRVMHVQLKDEGLNRAFQKANDDLKNLRVFFTGSTMAAHWIGDIPLSVNLALEVVPDKDRPESDNLRFRIEKIKCLGIPIAGFLIQPLVADFNPLFKLAGFPGKIVLGQLRLEKGILRMGIEKKEQWQRDVVEIKKMQ, encoded by the coding sequence ATGCCAAATCGTCAAAATGAAAAAGTCATACGTATTCCGGATGTTTTTTCCGGAGAAAAGCTGCTTTCCAGCGGATCTCTGATTGCGGCACTGGTTCTATCGCTGGTTTTGGCAAATTTTGTTTGGCTGTTTTTTGACAAACAACCCCAGGCATGGGACGAATCCATTCATTTCATGGGCGCGGTGGGGTATTATAAAACCTTGCTGCAGGGTGGGTGGGATGTATGGTACAACCTTTTGTATCAATCTGATTTTTATCCACCGCTGATTGAAGTGTTGACCGGACTTGTTTTTCTTGTCACCAAACCTGTGCCGGATGTTGCGGCGTTTTTGAATCTTTTTTATTTGCTGGGGATTGTCTGGGTATTGGTTTTGATAGGCCGGACGCTTTATGATGAGACCACGGGTATTTTAGCCGGGTATTTATTCAGCGCTGCGGTTATGGTCGCGATTCAGTCGAAGTATTTTATGCTGGATATTCCCATGGTTCTGCAATATTGTCTGGGATTTTATTTTTATCTTCAATCGGAAAATTTCAGAAAAAAACGCTGGTCATTGCTTTACGGTATGATGTTCGGCCTTGCCATGTTGAACAAGTGGAGTGCACTTTTCTTTTTTGCGCCGCCGCCGCTTATCCTGGGAGTCATTTCATTGTTTCGTCAAGAAGGGGAGGGGAAAAAAATATGGCGCAATATTCTGCTGGCATTTGGTTTGGCAGGATTGATGGCCGCGCCCTGGTATAGTGTGCATTTTATCAAGCTGGTGAAAAACACGTCCGGGTATATTCATGCCCGCGGTGTGTTGGAAAATGATCCGCCCCTGACATCGCCTTTGGCATGGATTTATTACCTGGGCAGCGTTTTTAGACAGATGTCCTGGCCCCTCGGGTTAACCGTGGTTGGCGGGTTTGTGGTTGCCATGTTCAAAAAACGGCATCGTCTCCTTCTCGCGGTCTGGTTGGGGTCGCCGTATATTATATTGATGCTGATTAGAAATAAAGATCATCGCTATACGCTGCCCTTATTACCCATCATTTGCCTGGTTGGGATTAGCTGGATTGCGGCGCTAAAGCCGGAGACAAAAAAGAAATGGGTGCCGATTATTGCCTTGGCAGCGTTGGCACAGTTTGCGTATGTCCATATGGGGCAGCACTTGGGAGGGTTTGAGCGGCTATTGAGTGCCCGGCTTTTGGGAACGTCGCTGATTGAATCCAAAGCACCAGACAGCCGGATTTGGCCTCTGGATGCTATTCTGGCGGATGTGGCGCATGTCGGCGGCAACTTGGGCCGGCCGCCCCAATTGCGGGTGATACCCGATGCGGCCAAATTTTCCAGGGTTACCTTTGTTGTCGCACAATCCAGACAACCGCGTGGTGTGCAATTGGCATCGACAACGGATTGGCCGGCATTTACAGATTTTGTGGTTACCAAGACGAAACACCTCGGGCTTGAGTTCAACATTGCCAAACCCAAGGCCATTACCGAAGCATTGGCAAATTCAACGACTGCAGTTGGAAAACGTTTTGAATTAATGCGTACCTATCCTTTGCCGGATGGCTCGGATGCGTTGTTGTACCGCCGCCGGGAGGTGTTTCATCATTTGTCGCAGGAACGCATCATCCTGCTTCTCAAGCATGAATTGGACCAATTGCTTTCAGCCTATTTGCGCAACTGCGAAGACCTTTCCATTCGTATTACATCCGGGCCCGACCAATCAACCCGTATCGGTCATTTTCCGGAAATTTTGGTGGAGGCACGCAACGGTGAAGTGGGTGATTTTAAACACAAACCTTTGGGTGTGCCGTTTTCCCGTTTGAAATTAGCGTTGAAGGACTTGGTGATTGATCTGGACTGGCTGGAGCAGGGAAAGCCGGTTCCTTATTATATTGACGCAATGCGGGTGATGCATGTTCAACTGAAAGATGAGGGCCTGAACCGGGCATTTCAAAAAGCGAATGATGATCTGAAAAATCTGCGTGTTTTTTTTACCGGCAGTACGATGGCGGCACACTGGATCGGAGATATTCCGCTTTCGGTTAATCTGGCATTGGAAGTTGTACCGGATAAGGACCGGCCGGAGTCAGACAATCTGCGGTTTCGTATTGAAAAAATAAAGTGTTTGGGTATTCCCATTGCCGGCTTTTTGATACAACCCCTGGTGGCGGATTTTAATCCGCTTTTTAAATTGGCGGGATTTCCCGGCAAGATTGTCCTGGGACAATTGCGCCTGGAAAAAGGTATTTTGCGCATGGGCATAGAGAAAAAAGAGCAGTGGCAGCGGGATGTTGTTGAGATAAAGAAAATGCAATGA
- a CDS encoding polysaccharide deacetylase family protein, with protein MNLPILMYHKIQPPEPNSDLAVSVEAFQDQMACLKRRGFETVSLEQLSRACRDGAALPKRPVVITFDDAYQSVFDYARPVLEAQGFTATVFVVARAIGKDNVWDKGTEVKRDACMDADALKHLAAVGWEIGSHGLNHSNLTRVSDKEISEELVESRSFLGTLFNRPVTVFCYPFGACDQRVRDAAATAGYTTACAISPGTASVTADLMALRRVYVKPSDAISDFKRKISMWYLVYRAWRKR; from the coding sequence ATGAATCTCCCAATTTTGATGTATCACAAAATTCAGCCGCCGGAACCCAACAGTGATCTTGCTGTATCTGTGGAGGCTTTTCAGGACCAGATGGCATGCCTTAAGCGCAGGGGGTTTGAGACGGTTTCATTGGAACAACTCAGCCGGGCATGCCGTGACGGTGCGGCACTGCCCAAGCGTCCTGTGGTGATTACATTTGATGACGCCTATCAGAGCGTCTTTGATTATGCGCGACCGGTTTTGGAAGCACAAGGATTTACAGCAACCGTCTTTGTCGTGGCACGGGCCATCGGGAAGGACAATGTGTGGGATAAGGGGACCGAGGTTAAACGCGATGCCTGCATGGATGCGGACGCACTTAAGCACTTGGCAGCCGTTGGCTGGGAAATCGGGTCCCATGGTTTGAATCACAGCAATCTTACCCGTGTTTCAGACAAAGAAATATCTGAGGAGCTCGTAGAATCACGTTCCTTTTTGGGGACCTTGTTCAACCGGCCGGTCACAGTATTTTGCTATCCCTTTGGCGCTTGTGATCAGCGGGTCAGGGATGCTGCGGCCACGGCAGGCTATACAACAGCCTGTGCGATTTCTCCGGGAACCGCTTCGGTGACAGCTGATTTGATGGCATTGCGGCGCGTGTATGTGAAGCCGTCCGATGCTATCTCAGATTTTAAAAGAAAAATATCAATGTGGTACCTGGTTTACCGGGCGTGGAGGAAGCGATGA